In the Nitrospiria bacterium genome, GAATGACGAACTGGATTTTGCAGGAACCTCTAATACTTCAAAGGCTTCAACCACAGAATGACTTTGACTTGACCCTTGCCCTGTATGGACCTTAAACACTTTTTAACAATTTTTACCCACTCGATTTCACGAAGACCCTTAATTAAAAAGGAGGCACGGGCCCTCCCGATGGGTATATCAATACATAAATCTTTTTTAAATAACAATTCGTCCAAAAGGAGTAACGGCATGGCCATTGGAACGAGGGGTATCCCCTAGTTAGTTGGGTAAAGCCGGTAAAAAGTAGGGTATTTCAATCAAAAAAAGTTTTAAAAATGTTTGTTTTTATTTAAAAAATTGTGTGGTCCGCCTTATCCCGAGTTTTATTGGGCAAGTTGATGTAAGTATTTCATTAAAGTATTGACACCTTTGGAATTAAATGCTACAAAAAGGGGTCAAATGGCCTTTTGATTTCAGAGGTTTACTCTAGGGAAAATACCCTTTATTTTCAAGGTGCCCAAAATTTAAATGTGGTTTAAAAATGACCCTTCCTTTGCAAGACCTTAGTCACCTGACTCGCCACCGTTCAGATCCTGGAATCATCATCTTCAATAATCAACATCAGGTTACCTTTGCCAATCAAATTGCTTGGGAGATTTTTAATAATGAAAATAAAAGAAACGGATTTTGCGTCCCCGCCCCCGTCTTGAAAATATGTGAGGAGCTTAAAAGAAGGCAGCACCAGTTTGCATGGAACAGTTGTCCTGATGCTGTTTATTTGAAAAAGATAATTGTTTTGGGGTGTGGTCAATTTTCATTGAGGGCCTTTATCATCGCGGATCAAAAAAAGAACCATTCCGCACATTATCTTTTGTTAATCGATAAGGTTTCCCTTCGGAAAAAATTTAAATTTGAACAGGTCCAGTTACGGTTTAATCTCGCTCCGAGAGAGTATCAAGTGGTTAAACTGCTGGTCAACGGTTTAACCAATAAAGAGATCGGAAATGACCTGGAGATTGCTGAATCAACGGTAAAGGAATATATGAATAAAATCATGCGGAAATTGAAGGTCAACACCCGGGCTGGAGTGGTGTCTCGAGTTCTGCAGCCAAAAGATGGGGATTCCAAAAGCCGAATGATTGAGAGTTCTAAAAATTTAAAGCCCGTTCAAAACCAACCCACATAATTCTTTTCTCCCCCCTGAATTTGGTATTGGCCCTTCAACTCAATGGCAAAAAAAAGCCTGGAGTTCGGAGGAATAAACTAAAAATTGAGGTTTTTTTTTGAGTAATGAAATGAACTTGGATGAGATTTTTGATAGAACTCAGAAGATTTCCGATGGCCACCTTATTTTTGAGGAAGGAATGAGTGCTTCCTATGCCTATTTAATAAAGGTGGG is a window encoding:
- a CDS encoding LuxR C-terminal-related transcriptional regulator; this encodes MTLPLQDLSHLTRHRSDPGIIIFNNQHQVTFANQIAWEIFNNENKRNGFCVPAPVLKICEELKRRQHQFAWNSCPDAVYLKKIIVLGCGQFSLRAFIIADQKKNHSAHYLLLIDKVSLRKKFKFEQVQLRFNLAPREYQVVKLLVNGLTNKEIGNDLEIAESTVKEYMNKIMRKLKVNTRAGVVSRVLQPKDGDSKSRMIESSKNLKPVQNQPT